The DNA region TATTCCAAGTTCAGCTAAACCATTTGTATGCTTCAATTTGCTGCTGAATACAATGAAAGTATTTTTGTCAACTTTGTCTTTTGGTTTGTTTTTGCATTCAATTAAAATATATTTGCCAAATTTATTTAAAAAGGGGTCTTCTATTTCGTTTCTAACTATTAGATCAACTTCATTTAGTGATTTGTCAATTACTCTTTTGTTAATACTATTATACCCTATGGATTGAAATAAAAGACTAACAAAATGTTCGAATTTTTCACCTTTTGAATATGTGTCACTTTCATTTTTTGCATTTGAATAATACTCTAAAAGAGCATTATTTATTTCATCGGGTGATTTGAAGGATTCTTGATGATATTTCTCAATAATATTAGAGAGTTTAGGAATCCATATATCATAATCCTCCTTGTCTAGAACATCAATTATTTTGCCAGTTAAGAAAAGATCCTTTAATTGAAGTAAATATTCTCCCTTAAAAGCAGAAACAATAATAATTTTAGCAAAAGG from Tamlana crocina includes:
- a CDS encoding response regulator yields the protein MKRSILIIDDVKVQAQGLEKGLRKNLSSEYDLKSVFEEDDIIESIENRYFSLAIVDLRMDGFVFDGIELINKIIETNPFAKIIIVSAFKGEYLLQLKDLFLTGKIIDVLDKEDYDIWIPKLSNIIEKYHQESFKSPDEINNALLEYYSNAKNESDTYSKGEKFEHFVSLLFQSIGYNSINKRVIDKSLNEVDLIVRNEIEDPFLNKFGKYILIECKNKPKDKVDKNTFIVFSSKLKHTNGLAELGIIATTGYLTRNTYLEAIRESNDVRKIIFISNKEFQRLIMSINKLETFKEIIDEQVKDN